Proteins encoded together in one Lathyrus oleraceus cultivar Zhongwan6 chromosome 5, CAAS_Psat_ZW6_1.0, whole genome shotgun sequence window:
- the LOC127085309 gene encoding glutathione S-transferase F9, with protein MVVKVYGPTYGCSKRVLACLFEKEIEFETVDIDLFKGEHKQPDFLKLQPFGEVPLIQDGDFTLYESRAIIRYYAEKYKDQGTDLLGNTIEERGLVEQWLEVDAHSFQPPIYSLVIHVLFAPLRGVPSDHKLIEESDEKIKKVLDIYEDRLSKTKYLAGDFFSLADLSHLGFGHYLVNQTGRGNLVRERKHVSAWWDDISSRPSWKKVLELYKYPV; from the exons ATGGTGGTGAAAGTGTATGGTCCAACCTATGGTTGTTCGAAAAGGGTGTTGGCCTGTCTGTTTGAAAAAGAAATAGAGTTTGAAACAGTTGATATTGATCTCTTCAAGGGAGAGCATAAACAACCCGATTTCCTCAAACTGCAACCTTTTGGAGAGGTTCCTCTTATTCAAGATGGTGATTTTACCCTCTACG AATCTCGAGCAATAATCAGATACTATGCAGAAAAGTACAAGGACCAAGGAACCGATTTATTAGGAAATACAATAGAAGAAAGAGGTCTTGTGGAACAATGGCTTGAAGTGGATGCTCATAGCTTTCAGCCACCAATCTACAGCTTGGTCATCCATGTTCTGTTTGCTCCATTAAGGGGTGTTCCTTCTGACCATAAACTGATTGAAGAGAGTGATGAAAAGATCAAAAAAGTGTTGGATATTTATGAAGACAGACTATCAAAAACAAAGTACTTGGCTGGTGATTTCTTCAGTCTTGCTGATCTTAGTCATCTTGGATTTGGTCACTATTTGGTGAATCAAACTGGGAGAGGAAATTTGGTTAGAGAAAGGAAACATGTGAGTGCTTGGTGGGATGATATCAGTAGCAGACCATCTTGGAAGAAGGTTCTCGAGTTATATAAATACCCTGTCTAA